In Deltaproteobacteria bacterium, one genomic interval encodes:
- a CDS encoding Lrp/AsnC family transcriptional regulator — MRERLDGTDLNIIGLLQKDGRMPSSEIAKQTGVSEATVRYRLKKLIDGDFIQIVAVGNPFKLGFGIAANISLSTESDRIEEIITELKKLDRLSYIAQMIGERTIELETFVESIDEMHQLLTQIEAIKGIKHIETALIRRIIRERYDWGTPGA; from the coding sequence ATGCGGGAACGTTTGGACGGGACAGACCTTAACATCATCGGCCTGCTTCAAAAGGACGGCAGGATGCCCAGCTCTGAAATAGCAAAACAAACTGGCGTTTCCGAAGCAACGGTCCGCTACCGCCTGAAAAAATTGATCGATGGCGACTTTATCCAAATCGTGGCCGTAGGTAACCCCTTCAAGCTGGGATTCGGCATAGCCGCCAATATCAGCCTTTCTACCGAAAGCGATCGAATCGAAGAGATTATCACGGAGCTGAAAAAACTCGATCGCCTGTCCTATATTGCCCAGATGATCGGGGAACGCACCATCGAGCTGGAAACTTTCGTGGAATCCATTGACGAAATGCACCAGCTGCTCACTCAAATCGAAGCGATCAAAGGCATCAAGCACATTGAAACCGCGTTGATCCGGCGGATCATCCGGGAGCGTTATGACTGGGGGACACCGGGCGCATAA